The DNA sequence ATATTTGACCTGGAAACATGCTCTTTATATTTATCTTCCGGTTACCCATGTGAAAGCGAATATAAGAATATTTCTTTTATAGATTGATAATGTTCTTATAAATATATAAAGAAGGTGATGGAATGAAAAAGGAAGCTTTACTTTCTGAAAAGGTGAGCATTATAACCGGCGGGGCTTCCGGCATTGGCCTGGCGACAGCCCTGGTATTTGCCAGGGAAGGGGCAAGGGTAATTATCGCTGATATTAATTTTGAAGCAGGCCGGGCAGCAGCTAAACAATGTAATGAAATTTCTAATCTTGGTCATACTTATGTTGAAACCGATGTTCTAGATAAAACCAGCGTGTTGAAACTAACAGATACTGTTCTCGAAGAAAGTATGCGGATAGACATTTTGATTAACTGTGCGGGTGGGTTCAGCCAGGGTCGGGAAACCGTCGACATCCCTGAGGAAGAATGGGATTATATTATTGATTTAAATCTTAAATCAGCATTTTTATGCTGCCAGGCGGTTATCCCATCAATGAAGAATCAAAGGTATGGCAGGATTGTTAACCTCTCATCAGATTCGGGGCGCAGTGCGATTACTCTCTCGGCTTCACACTATGCGGCTGCAAAAGCAGCTATCCTGGGATTTACCAGACACCTGGCCAGGGAACTTGGACCATATAATATATACGT is a window from the Bacillota bacterium genome containing:
- a CDS encoding SDR family NAD(P)-dependent oxidoreductase; the protein is MKKEALLSEKVSIITGGASGIGLATALVFAREGARVIIADINFEAGRAAAKQCNEISNLGHTYVETDVLDKTSVLKLTDTVLEESMRIDILINCAGGFSQGRETVDIPEEEWDYIIDLNLKSAFLCCQAVIPSMKNQRYGRIVNLSSDSGRSAITLSASHYAAAKAAILGFTRHLARELGPYNIYVNAVAPGTTLTERIEKVRSEEFKKMAAGFSPLGRLAEVGEQAEAILFLASDRASYITGATLDVSGGRIMF